A part of Geothrix oryzae genomic DNA contains:
- a CDS encoding CPBP family intramembrane glutamic endopeptidase, whose product MHRAFVDDHGAVRNGWKVLGFFALMLLFSLLTGGLRHLLPGPWKALLPGQWIGTLSVLVASWICLRIEEATLTSLGLRLDRRFVRDLALGSLGGFALMVITAAIVWGAGGVHWVRTADIGPADLLKGAWLYLAVACFEEILFRGYPFQRAVRGLGFPLAQLAFAAFFAFGHWGNPGMAGATKAWATLNIALAALLLAFCWRRTGSLALPIGVHLGWNWTQGNLLGFGVSGTTNQGWWTPTFLGRPDWLTGGTFGLEASLICALVCTAAISGLWRWQGIRADAGASTASES is encoded by the coding sequence ATGCACAGAGCCTTCGTCGACGACCATGGTGCCGTCCGCAACGGCTGGAAGGTCCTGGGGTTTTTCGCCCTCATGCTGCTGTTCAGCCTCCTCACGGGCGGCCTTCGCCACCTGCTTCCCGGCCCCTGGAAGGCGCTGCTTCCGGGGCAGTGGATCGGCACCCTGTCGGTGCTGGTCGCCTCGTGGATCTGCCTGCGGATCGAGGAGGCGACCCTGACCTCCCTGGGTCTGCGCCTCGATCGGCGCTTCGTCCGGGACCTCGCCCTGGGTTCCCTGGGCGGGTTCGCCCTGATGGTGATCACGGCGGCCATCGTCTGGGGGGCCGGCGGCGTGCACTGGGTCCGGACCGCCGACATCGGCCCCGCCGACCTCCTGAAGGGGGCTTGGCTGTACCTCGCCGTGGCCTGCTTCGAGGAGATCCTCTTCCGCGGCTACCCCTTCCAGCGGGCGGTGCGGGGCCTCGGCTTCCCCCTGGCCCAGCTGGCCTTCGCCGCCTTCTTCGCCTTCGGCCACTGGGGCAACCCCGGCATGGCGGGAGCCACCAAGGCCTGGGCCACGCTGAACATCGCCCTGGCGGCCCTGCTGCTGGCCTTCTGCTGGCGGCGCACGGGCAGCCTGGCTCTGCCCATCGGCGTGCACCTGGGCTGGAACTGGACGCAAGGCAACCTGCTGGGGTTCGGCGTGAGCGGCACCACCAACCAGGGCTGGTGGACCCCGACCTTCCTCGGGCGTCCCGACTGGCTCACCGGCGGCACCTTCGGACTGGAGGCCAGCCTGATCTGCGCCCTCGTCTGCACGGCGGCCATCTCCGGGC
- a CDS encoding acyl-CoA carboxylase subunit beta, whose amino-acid sequence MSLEKKIEILKAKHAQALAGGGEARVQKQHEGGKLTARERVAAFLDEGSFEEMDALMVHRAWGVEKIPGDGVVTGFGRVDGRPVAVFAQDFTVFGGSLSEAYAKKICKVMDLAMKVGCPVIGLNDSGGARIQEGVVSLGGYADIFLRNTLASGVIPQISLIMGPCAGGAVYSPAITDFITMVKGTSYMFVTGPDVIKTVTHEEVSKEELGGAHTHAAKSGVAHFVCASDLAALAHTRELLSFLPSNNLGEAPRRAPKNPMPLENPELDKVVPDDPSKPYDIRDIIRGVVDDAHFFEVHEAFAPNLVVGFARIDGRSIGIVANQPAFYAGVLDIASSEKGARFVRFCDAFNIPLITFEDVPGFLPGVTQEHGGIIRHGAKLLFAYCEATVPKITVITRKAYGGAYCVMASKHIRTDFNFAYPTAEIAVMGAEGAMNVLHGKSIAIAPDPVARKAELVAEYNEKFANPYIAAEFGFVDEVILPRETRQKLVKALAFLETKRDSMPPKKHGNIPL is encoded by the coding sequence ATGTCCCTCGAAAAGAAGATCGAGATCCTCAAGGCCAAGCATGCCCAGGCCCTGGCCGGCGGCGGCGAGGCGCGGGTCCAGAAGCAGCATGAGGGCGGCAAGCTCACGGCCCGGGAGCGGGTGGCAGCCTTCCTCGACGAGGGCTCCTTCGAGGAGATGGATGCCCTCATGGTCCACCGCGCCTGGGGCGTGGAGAAGATCCCGGGCGATGGCGTGGTGACCGGCTTCGGCCGCGTGGACGGCCGCCCCGTGGCGGTCTTCGCCCAGGACTTCACGGTCTTCGGCGGGTCGCTCAGCGAGGCCTACGCCAAGAAAATCTGCAAGGTGATGGACCTGGCCATGAAGGTGGGCTGTCCGGTCATCGGCCTCAACGACAGCGGGGGCGCCCGCATCCAGGAAGGCGTGGTGAGCCTCGGCGGCTACGCCGACATCTTCCTGCGCAACACCCTCGCCAGCGGCGTCATCCCCCAGATCAGCCTCATCATGGGCCCCTGCGCGGGCGGTGCGGTCTACAGCCCGGCCATCACGGACTTCATCACCATGGTGAAGGGCACGAGCTACATGTTCGTGACGGGGCCCGATGTCATCAAGACCGTCACCCACGAGGAGGTCTCGAAGGAGGAGCTGGGCGGCGCGCACACCCACGCGGCCAAGAGCGGCGTGGCCCACTTCGTCTGCGCCAGCGATCTCGCGGCCCTGGCCCACACCCGCGAGCTGCTCTCCTTCCTGCCCAGCAACAACCTGGGCGAGGCGCCCCGGCGCGCGCCCAAGAACCCCATGCCCCTGGAGAACCCCGAGCTCGACAAGGTGGTGCCGGACGATCCCAGCAAGCCCTACGACATCCGCGACATTATCCGCGGCGTGGTGGACGACGCGCACTTCTTCGAGGTGCACGAGGCCTTCGCGCCAAACCTGGTCGTGGGCTTCGCCCGCATCGATGGCCGCAGCATCGGCATCGTGGCCAACCAGCCCGCCTTCTACGCCGGCGTGCTCGACATCGCCTCCAGCGAAAAGGGCGCGCGCTTCGTGCGCTTCTGCGACGCCTTCAACATCCCGCTCATCACCTTCGAGGATGTGCCGGGCTTCCTGCCGGGCGTGACACAGGAGCACGGCGGCATCATCCGCCACGGCGCCAAGCTGCTCTTCGCCTACTGCGAGGCCACGGTCCCCAAGATCACCGTCATCACCCGCAAGGCCTACGGCGGCGCCTACTGCGTGATGGCCAGTAAGCACATCCGCACAGACTTCAACTTCGCCTATCCCACGGCGGAGATCGCCGTCATGGGGGCCGAGGGCGCCATGAATGTCCTTCACGGCAAGTCCATCGCCATCGCGCCGGATCCGGTCGCCCGCAAGGCGGAGCTCGTGGCCGAGTACAACGAGAAGTTCGCCAATCCCTACATCGCCGCGGAATTCGGTTTCGTGGACGAGGTGATCCTCCCCCGCGAAACCCGCCAGAAGCTGGTCAAGGCGCTGGCCTTCCTCGAAACCAAGCGCGACAGCATGCCCCCCAAGAAGCACGGGAACATCCCCCTGTAG
- a CDS encoding DUF4410 domain-containing protein encodes MPRSLIALMGPALCLCAQAPLPPAPAPAAPVAAPAVAPAPPSTPAAPAPKPTAPKAPLQDDGLLDPSWFGEGIVFTKGDEVDFFWIKPGLDLTGRSLHMRPWEDPAMLRKGRDGKDNAKATELTDSFPGMLRGALTGAFNGRAKVSRTDGDLVLTGRFVDANAGSKAAKWLIGLGAGSETATWDLKVLDPKTGELLLAVHHRAISGTAMSNIQDKLVKWADKFASFVAVRALK; translated from the coding sequence ATGCCCCGTTCCCTCATCGCGTTGATGGGCCCCGCCTTGTGCCTGTGCGCCCAGGCGCCGCTCCCTCCGGCTCCCGCCCCGGCCGCCCCGGTCGCGGCCCCCGCGGTCGCCCCCGCGCCACCGTCGACCCCGGCTGCTCCGGCGCCCAAGCCGACGGCCCCGAAGGCGCCCCTGCAGGACGATGGCCTGCTCGATCCCTCCTGGTTCGGCGAGGGCATCGTCTTCACCAAGGGCGATGAGGTGGACTTCTTCTGGATCAAGCCCGGGCTCGACCTCACGGGGCGCTCCCTCCATATGCGGCCCTGGGAGGATCCCGCCATGCTCCGCAAGGGCCGGGACGGGAAGGACAACGCCAAGGCCACCGAGTTGACGGACAGTTTTCCGGGCATGCTGCGGGGAGCCCTGACGGGTGCCTTCAACGGCCGGGCCAAGGTGAGCCGCACCGATGGCGACCTGGTGCTCACGGGCCGTTTCGTGGATGCCAACGCGGGCAGCAAGGCGGCCAAGTGGCTCATCGGCCTGGGCGCCGGCAGCGAGACCGCCACCTGGGATCTGAAGGTGCTGGACCCGAAGACCGGGGAGCTCCTCCTGGCCGTCCACCACCGCGCCATCAGCGGCACGGCCATGAGCAACATCCAGGACAAGCTGGTGAAGTGGGCGGACAAGTTCGCCTCCTTCGTGGCGGTCCGCGCCCTCAAGTAG
- a CDS encoding aspartate ammonia-lyase, producing the protein MDAITSVLRRCEIFSGLSDADLSLIAKAARRREVPAGTCLFRQGEARTGATVIAEGRVEISRDNGEGAEPVVILGPGDVAGEQSFLAVSMHTATGHALTPAVLLDLDREAVLGSLGQDGAAAIAVLSKVANVLHQRLLYSATPRTGREQAYASGRTRRETDLIGPLEVPEDALFGVQTLRAVHNFPITGVPTSHFPAMIRALAMVKQGAARANAKLGLLDAPIAEAIDRACQEIIDGHWHGHFPTDMVQGGAGTSTNMNANEVIANRALELLGHARGEYAFCHPNDHVNLGQSTNDVYPTALRLSTIFMLKNLLEAMNRLKAALHAKGREFSDVIKMGRTQLQDAVPMTLGQEFEAYAVTTGEDIQRLQETARFFLEVNMGGTAIGTGICADPRYPQLVVEELCRVTGLDIVLAENLVEATPDTGAFVMFSGVVKRAAVKLSKLCNDLRLLSSGPRCGFGEINLPPMQPGSSIMPGKVNPVIPEVVNQVAFQVIGNDLTITLAAEAGQLQLNVMEPILAYSLATSMRNLTAAVNVLTTKCIVGITANRERCLDLVEHSIGIVTAVMPAIGYKRATEVAKEALETGLPVRELILRKGYLTPAECDEAFSLEAMTQPRPLR; encoded by the coding sequence ATGGATGCGATCACATCTGTCCTTCGCCGCTGCGAAATCTTTTCCGGGCTGTCCGACGCGGACCTGAGCCTGATTGCCAAGGCCGCGCGCCGCCGGGAAGTGCCGGCCGGCACCTGCCTCTTCCGCCAGGGCGAGGCCCGCACGGGCGCCACGGTCATCGCCGAGGGCCGCGTGGAGATCTCCCGCGACAACGGTGAAGGCGCCGAGCCCGTGGTGATCCTCGGCCCGGGAGATGTGGCGGGCGAGCAGTCCTTCCTCGCCGTCAGCATGCACACCGCCACCGGCCATGCCCTCACGCCCGCCGTGCTGTTGGACCTGGACCGCGAGGCAGTGCTCGGCAGCCTGGGCCAGGACGGCGCCGCGGCCATCGCCGTGCTCAGCAAGGTCGCCAATGTCCTGCACCAGCGGCTGCTCTACTCGGCCACACCCCGCACTGGCCGCGAACAGGCCTATGCCAGCGGCCGCACCCGCCGCGAGACCGACCTCATCGGCCCCCTGGAGGTGCCCGAGGATGCCCTCTTCGGCGTGCAGACCCTGCGCGCCGTGCACAACTTCCCCATCACGGGCGTGCCCACCAGCCACTTCCCCGCCATGATCCGCGCCCTCGCCATGGTCAAGCAGGGCGCCGCCCGCGCCAACGCCAAGCTCGGCCTGCTGGACGCGCCCATCGCGGAGGCCATCGACCGGGCCTGCCAGGAGATCATCGACGGCCACTGGCACGGCCACTTCCCCACCGACATGGTGCAGGGCGGCGCCGGCACCTCCACCAACATGAACGCCAACGAGGTGATCGCCAACCGGGCGCTGGAGCTGCTGGGCCACGCGCGCGGCGAGTACGCCTTCTGCCACCCCAACGACCATGTGAACCTCGGGCAGAGCACCAACGATGTCTATCCCACGGCCCTGCGCCTCAGCACCATCTTCATGCTGAAGAACCTGCTCGAGGCCATGAACCGCCTCAAGGCGGCCCTGCACGCCAAGGGCCGCGAGTTCTCCGATGTGATCAAGATGGGCCGCACCCAGCTGCAGGACGCCGTGCCCATGACCCTGGGCCAGGAGTTCGAGGCCTACGCCGTCACCACGGGCGAGGACATCCAGCGCCTGCAGGAGACCGCCCGCTTCTTCCTCGAAGTGAACATGGGCGGCACGGCCATCGGCACGGGCATCTGCGCCGATCCCCGCTACCCGCAGCTCGTGGTCGAGGAGCTGTGCCGGGTGACGGGCCTGGACATCGTCCTGGCGGAGAACCTCGTCGAGGCCACGCCCGATACCGGCGCCTTCGTCATGTTCTCCGGCGTCGTGAAGCGCGCCGCCGTGAAGCTCAGCAAGCTCTGCAACGATCTGCGCCTGCTCAGCAGCGGCCCCCGCTGCGGCTTCGGCGAGATCAACCTGCCTCCCATGCAGCCCGGCAGCAGCATCATGCCCGGCAAGGTGAACCCCGTGATTCCCGAGGTGGTCAACCAGGTGGCCTTCCAGGTCATCGGCAACGACCTCACCATCACCCTCGCCGCCGAGGCCGGCCAGCTCCAGCTGAATGTGATGGAGCCCATCCTGGCCTACAGCCTGGCCACCAGCATGCGCAACCTCACGGCCGCGGTGAATGTCCTCACCACCAAGTGCATCGTGGGCATCACCGCCAACCGGGAGCGCTGCCTCGACCTCGTGGAGCACAGCATCGGCATCGTCACGGCCGTGATGCCCGCCATCGGCTACAAGCGCGCCACCGAAGTGGCGAAGGAGGCCCTGGAGACCGGGCTGCCCGTGCGGGAGCTGATCCTGCGCAAGGGCTACCTCACCCCGGCGGAGTGCGACGAGGCCTTCAGCCTCGAGGCCATGACCCAGCCGAGGCCCCTCCGCTAG
- a CDS encoding histidine triad nucleotide-binding protein encodes MAETPKPAAPAPAPAPAACVFCKIVAGTAPSRKVYEDKYVLAFWDIRPRAKVHLLVIPKQHVASLKELDELPVETRAALLSACVKVARDQGILDEGFRVISNAGKDASQSVFHLHFHVVGGEKLREDAITKDPAER; translated from the coding sequence GTGGCGGAGACGCCGAAACCCGCCGCGCCGGCACCTGCTCCAGCACCGGCGGCCTGCGTCTTCTGCAAGATCGTGGCGGGGACGGCCCCCTCGCGGAAGGTTTACGAAGACAAGTATGTCCTGGCCTTCTGGGACATCCGGCCCCGCGCCAAGGTGCACCTGCTGGTCATCCCCAAGCAACATGTAGCCAGCCTCAAGGAGCTGGACGAGCTGCCTGTGGAGACCCGCGCGGCCCTGCTCAGTGCCTGCGTGAAGGTGGCCCGGGACCAGGGGATCCTGGACGAGGGCTTCCGCGTCATCTCCAACGCCGGGAAGGACGCTAGCCAGAGCGTCTTCCACCTCCACTTCCATGTGGTGGGCGGCGAAAAGCTCCGCGAGGACGCCATCACGAAAGATCCGGCGGAACGGTAA
- the fsa gene encoding fructose-6-phosphate aldolase has translation MKFFIDTANIDEIKRINALGVLDGVTTNPSLIAKETGKPFEAIIAEICGIVDGPISAEVIGLEAPGMIEEGRRLAKIHKNVVVKLPLIAEGLKACKALTAEGIRTNVTLCFSATQALMAAKAGATYVSPFVGRLDDINLDGMELIREIVAIFENYGFATQCLAASIRQPRHVTDAALAGAHVATIPTKVFDQMLKHPLTDKGVEGFLADWAKSGR, from the coding sequence ATGAAGTTCTTCATCGACACCGCCAACATCGACGAGATCAAGCGCATCAACGCCCTGGGCGTGCTGGACGGGGTGACCACCAACCCCAGCCTCATCGCCAAGGAGACGGGCAAGCCCTTCGAGGCGATCATTGCCGAGATCTGCGGCATCGTGGACGGTCCCATCAGCGCCGAGGTCATCGGCCTGGAGGCCCCCGGCATGATCGAGGAGGGCCGCCGCCTCGCCAAGATCCACAAGAATGTGGTGGTGAAGCTGCCGCTGATCGCCGAGGGCCTCAAGGCCTGCAAGGCGCTCACGGCCGAGGGCATCCGCACCAATGTGACGCTCTGCTTCAGCGCCACCCAGGCCCTCATGGCCGCCAAGGCCGGTGCCACCTATGTGTCGCCCTTCGTCGGCCGGCTGGACGACATCAACCTGGACGGCATGGAGCTGATCCGCGAGATCGTGGCCATCTTCGAGAACTACGGCTTCGCCACCCAGTGCCTGGCCGCCAGCATCCGCCAGCCCCGCCATGTCACGGACGCGGCCCTGGCCGGCGCCCATGTGGCCACCATCCCCACCAAGGTCTTTGACCAGATGCTGAAGCACCCCCTCACGGACAAGGGCGTGGAAGGCTTCCTCGCCGACTGGGCGAAGAGCGGCCGCTGA
- the thyX gene encoding FAD-dependent thymidylate synthase — MSYSEIKVLDKGFVRLIDHMGSDLSVVNAARVSFGKKKEAFEAGDAKLIDYLAEHEHTSPFRHTALTLHVKAPIFVFRQWMKHRIGSEFNEISGRYVEFPEDEFFVPAVFRRQAKVNKQGSEGEIDGADGARALESYLESCRGAVAHYKELLSLGVCREQARCVLPVALYSEVYWTVSLQAVAHFIRLRADSHAQWEIQQYAAAVRSVVEPLYPVGLKALLASGKG, encoded by the coding sequence ATGAGCTATTCCGAAATCAAGGTGCTGGACAAAGGCTTCGTCCGCCTCATCGACCACATGGGGTCGGACCTGTCCGTGGTGAACGCGGCGCGGGTGTCCTTCGGGAAGAAGAAGGAGGCCTTCGAGGCGGGCGACGCCAAGCTGATCGACTACCTGGCAGAGCACGAGCACACCTCGCCCTTCCGTCACACGGCGCTGACGCTGCATGTGAAGGCACCCATCTTCGTCTTCCGTCAGTGGATGAAGCACCGCATCGGTTCCGAGTTCAACGAGATTAGCGGCCGGTATGTGGAGTTCCCCGAGGACGAGTTCTTCGTGCCTGCAGTCTTCCGGCGCCAGGCCAAGGTGAACAAGCAGGGCAGCGAGGGCGAGATCGACGGGGCCGACGGCGCCCGGGCCCTGGAGAGCTACCTGGAGAGCTGCCGCGGCGCTGTGGCCCACTACAAGGAGCTGCTCTCCCTGGGCGTCTGCCGGGAGCAGGCCCGCTGCGTGCTGCCCGTGGCGCTCTACTCGGAGGTCTACTGGACCGTGAGCCTCCAAGCCGTGGCGCACTTCATCCGCCTGCGGGCCGACAGCCACGCCCAATGGGAGATCCAGCAGTACGCGGCCGCCGTGCGGTCCGTGGTAGAACCCCTCTACCCGGTGGGTCTGAAGGCCCTGCTGGCCTCAGGGAAGGGATGA
- a CDS encoding aminotransferase class V-fold PLP-dependent enzyme, with protein sequence MSAPPLNPALFHLDREHLWVMHCSEGPVPRAGMIAVQAFLQKELRPWEVRWVEDFQGIPAALRAEAAALLGGRVDDISLLPSTSAGLVAVAQGFPWQPGDEVLAPLGEFPSNAWPWLALKARGVGFREVPLWEGHRAGSEAWTSLPPTVEADPEARLIAALGPRTRILALSWVRFQDGLKLDLQRLGKACRERGVHLVVDGIQAAGTVPVDLEGLSAFATSGHKGLLAPQGMGFLWTDARFRQLLSPSGTWLSVEDATDFSRPSTDFHRDWLPDGRALEPGGPNLLQATALLESLRLINGAGVAAIAGHAAHLQSRLLEALSDSPWASEAIRLRNLLVAGRLGSFLAFHHGGGGDGAGADHLQALLQAGYRRGIFASVREGYLRVAFHGFHTEEDGDRLAAWLTGTTS encoded by the coding sequence ATGAGCGCGCCGCCCCTCAACCCCGCCCTGTTCCATCTGGACAGGGAGCACCTCTGGGTCATGCACTGCTCGGAGGGGCCGGTGCCCCGCGCGGGCATGATCGCCGTCCAGGCCTTCCTGCAGAAGGAGCTGCGGCCCTGGGAAGTGCGCTGGGTGGAGGATTTCCAGGGGATTCCGGCGGCGCTGCGGGCCGAGGCCGCGGCCCTCCTGGGCGGCCGTGTCGACGACATCAGCCTCCTTCCCAGCACCTCCGCGGGCCTGGTGGCCGTGGCCCAGGGCTTCCCCTGGCAACCAGGCGACGAAGTTCTGGCCCCCCTGGGTGAATTTCCGTCCAATGCCTGGCCCTGGCTGGCCCTGAAGGCGAGGGGCGTGGGTTTCCGCGAGGTGCCCCTCTGGGAGGGCCACCGGGCCGGGAGCGAGGCTTGGACGAGCCTGCCGCCCACGGTCGAGGCGGACCCCGAGGCGCGGCTCATCGCCGCCCTGGGGCCGCGCACCCGCATTCTGGCGCTCTCCTGGGTGCGCTTCCAGGACGGCCTCAAGCTGGACCTGCAGCGCCTGGGCAAGGCCTGCCGCGAGCGCGGCGTGCATCTCGTGGTGGATGGCATCCAGGCGGCGGGCACGGTGCCGGTGGACCTGGAGGGCCTCTCGGCCTTCGCCACCAGCGGCCACAAGGGCCTTCTGGCGCCCCAGGGCATGGGCTTCCTGTGGACCGACGCGCGTTTTAGACAGTTGCTGTCGCCTTCGGGCACCTGGCTGTCGGTGGAGGATGCCACGGACTTCTCCCGTCCCTCCACGGACTTCCATCGGGACTGGCTGCCGGACGGCCGCGCCCTCGAGCCCGGCGGGCCGAACCTGCTCCAGGCCACGGCCCTGCTGGAGTCCCTGCGCCTGATCAATGGCGCGGGTGTGGCTGCCATCGCGGGTCATGCTGCCCACCTCCAGAGCCGCCTCCTGGAGGCCCTGTCAGATTCGCCCTGGGCTTCCGAGGCGATCCGGCTCCGAAACCTACTGGTGGCGGGACGGCTAGGATCGTTCCTGGCTTTCCACCATGGAGGTGGGGGCGACGGCGCGGGCGCGGACCACCTCCAGGCCCTGCTGCAGGCCGGCTACCGGCGGGGCATCTTCGCCTCGGTGCGCGAGGGTTACCTGCGCGTGGCCTTCCACGGCTTCCACACGGAAGAAGATGGGGACCGCCTGGCCGCCTGGCTCACCGGAACAACCAGCTGA
- a CDS encoding DUF5916 domain-containing protein yields the protein MRSPAPLVLPLLGGLALASPGPATGLQALRTTEAIHLDGRLDEPVWRRVPAASGFTQEWPLRGQPARQRTEVRVLYDDHYLYVGARMFHDHALEGGSARVVRRLHRRDQDSQGDWFGVALDSNHDRRTALVFEVNAAGVQKDQVIYNDSSFDPSWDGVWESAVTVDAKGWTAELKIPLSLLRFKGDGGPQTWGVNFSRVDQGIVRESSRWQVVPRGENGFVSRFPELTGLEGLNPQPRREYMPYLGLSRKFETSRSFDDRRGEARVGVDARWGLNSHAQVDLSVRPDFGQVEVDQTVLNLSTVETFFPEKRPFFLEGMDIFRVAGPDLFYSRRIGHGLSDPDLNPGESLQDRPNATDITAAAKYTAKYASGTNVGLLGASVEPARATIQDAGGGRFRREISPLTNFGVMRVQQLMDARGSYLGGFVSEMRQAGPEGRLAQVQALDGVYTTEDRGGLLEATLVRSQAGPKEAQEQGWRGRLRAHQEWRSGWSMELQAINAGRTYNPNDIGYLNRSDEQKMYAEVARRWDQTFGVLRSREWGLGYTAARDQAGHAFLRSLNTWARTDFTNFVSLWGGGGVDLAAEDDRELRTYADPRKKYLERPSLPWANLGIDTPGNRPWYLRLTTSRSWQEGGPSTDATLFQILKPASSVEVQISTSVTRDEGELKWLETPAATPIVGLRRLSQLNQTLRVAYAFTPNLTVQVFSQWLTANWNHRDLKHYADDQTLAPGLPDDQPAGTTPQTAFSYRTWNLNLITRWEFRPGSAFFLVYTHGASTDALINDRATLSPRPDLAILRHLPSDDVVQAKVSWLFR from the coding sequence ATGCGCTCACCCGCCCCGCTCGTGCTTCCCCTGCTCGGCGGGCTGGCCCTGGCCTCCCCCGGCCCCGCCACGGGTCTCCAGGCGCTGCGCACGACCGAGGCCATCCACCTGGACGGGCGCCTGGATGAGCCCGTCTGGCGGCGAGTGCCCGCGGCCTCGGGCTTCACCCAGGAGTGGCCCCTCCGCGGCCAGCCCGCTCGGCAGCGCACCGAGGTGCGGGTGCTCTACGACGACCACTACCTCTATGTCGGCGCCCGCATGTTCCACGACCACGCCCTGGAGGGCGGCTCGGCCCGCGTGGTGCGCCGCCTCCATCGCCGGGACCAGGACAGCCAGGGCGACTGGTTCGGCGTGGCCCTGGACTCCAACCACGATCGGCGCACCGCTCTCGTCTTCGAGGTGAATGCGGCGGGAGTGCAGAAGGACCAGGTCATCTACAACGACAGCTCCTTCGATCCCAGCTGGGACGGCGTCTGGGAAAGCGCCGTGACCGTGGACGCGAAGGGCTGGACCGCCGAGCTGAAGATCCCCCTCTCCCTGCTGCGCTTCAAGGGCGATGGCGGCCCCCAGACCTGGGGCGTCAACTTCAGCCGCGTGGACCAGGGCATCGTGCGGGAATCCAGCCGCTGGCAGGTGGTACCCCGGGGCGAGAACGGCTTCGTGAGCCGCTTTCCCGAGCTCACGGGCCTGGAGGGCCTGAATCCCCAGCCCCGCCGGGAATACATGCCGTACCTGGGACTCTCGCGGAAGTTCGAGACGAGCCGCAGCTTCGACGACCGGCGCGGAGAGGCGCGCGTGGGCGTGGACGCCCGCTGGGGCCTCAACTCCCATGCCCAGGTGGACCTCTCGGTACGGCCCGACTTCGGCCAGGTGGAGGTCGATCAGACCGTGCTGAACCTGAGCACCGTGGAGACCTTCTTTCCGGAGAAGCGCCCCTTCTTCCTCGAGGGCATGGACATCTTCCGCGTGGCGGGACCCGACCTCTTCTACAGCCGCCGCATTGGACATGGACTGTCCGATCCCGACCTAAATCCCGGCGAGTCCCTGCAGGACCGGCCCAATGCCACCGACATCACCGCCGCGGCGAAGTACACCGCCAAGTACGCCTCGGGCACCAATGTTGGCCTGCTGGGCGCCAGCGTGGAGCCCGCCCGCGCCACCATCCAGGATGCCGGCGGGGGCCGCTTCCGCCGCGAGATCTCCCCCCTCACCAATTTCGGGGTGATGCGCGTCCAGCAGCTGATGGATGCCCGCGGCAGCTACCTCGGCGGGTTCGTCTCGGAGATGCGGCAGGCGGGGCCCGAGGGCCGCCTGGCCCAGGTCCAGGCCCTGGACGGCGTCTACACCACCGAAGACCGCGGCGGCCTCCTGGAGGCCACCCTAGTCCGAAGCCAGGCCGGGCCGAAGGAGGCCCAGGAGCAGGGCTGGCGCGGCCGCCTGCGGGCCCACCAGGAATGGCGCAGCGGCTGGAGCATGGAGCTCCAGGCCATCAACGCCGGGCGGACCTACAACCCCAATGACATCGGCTACCTGAACCGCTCCGATGAGCAGAAAATGTATGCCGAGGTGGCCCGCCGCTGGGACCAGACCTTCGGCGTATTGCGGAGCCGGGAGTGGGGGCTGGGCTACACCGCCGCCCGGGACCAGGCGGGCCATGCCTTCCTCCGCAGCCTCAACACCTGGGCCCGCACTGACTTCACGAACTTCGTCTCCCTCTGGGGCGGCGGCGGCGTGGACCTGGCCGCCGAGGACGACCGGGAGCTGCGCACCTACGCCGACCCCCGGAAGAAGTACCTGGAGCGACCCAGCCTCCCCTGGGCGAACCTCGGCATCGACACCCCGGGCAACCGCCCCTGGTATCTCCGGCTCACCACCAGCCGCTCCTGGCAGGAGGGCGGCCCCTCCACGGACGCCACGCTCTTCCAGATCCTCAAGCCGGCCTCCTCGGTGGAGGTCCAGATTTCCACTTCCGTCACCCGCGACGAGGGCGAGCTGAAGTGGCTGGAGACGCCCGCCGCCACGCCCATCGTGGGCCTCCGGCGTCTCAGTCAGCTCAACCAGACCCTGCGCGTGGCCTACGCCTTCACCCCCAACCTCACGGTCCAGGTGTTCAGCCAGTGGCTGACCGCCAACTGGAATCACCGCGACCTGAAACACTACGCCGACGACCAGACGCTGGCCCCGGGGCTTCCAGACGACCAGCCCGCCGGCACCACGCCCCAGACCGCCTTCAGCTACCGCACCTGGAACCTGAATCTCATCACGCGCTGGGAGTTCCGCCCCGGATCGGCCTTCTTCCTGGTCTACACCCACGGCGCGAGCACGGACGCCCTCATCAACGACCGCGCCACCCTCTCGCCCCGGCCCGATCTCGCCATCCTGCGGCACCTGCCCTCGGACGATGTGGTCCAGGCCAAGGTCAGCTGGTTGTTCCGGTGA